The sequence TGTCCTTGGGCAGCTTGTTCAAGTGCTGGGAGGCAGTCGTGATCCCAGGTCACCGCCCAGGCAGTAGTTCCTTTCCACTAGCACATGACCTGTacacttctttattttatttttttgataattacatttatttttgctttttgtaaataatgtttatttgtaaatatatttttttactctgtacttgtgagtatattttgaaagatcacttttttattagaataaaaaacaggagagactttttgtgtgtgtctgattaaatttaaaactttattaaaaatttCTTAAATGTAATAAAACCGTAATAAAACGTTAATAAAACCAGGGTAAGAAATTAAAGGTTGAGGTGCCGCATGAGAGCCTGACGTATTTCACTGCACTCTTCTTCGCTATCCAGTGTAATTACCCGTCCTGGCTCTTCTGCAGACGTATTCCAATCCTGGTGGAAGTCTTCTCCATGTCTTTCACAAAGATTGTGAAGAGCACAGCAAGTAAGCACCATGGATTTGACAAGTGCAATGTCACTGTCATTCCTCTTCATAAGACAATGCCACCTACCCTTAAGTCTTCCGAATGCATTTTCAACTACGACACGTGCCCTGGATGTTTTCTTGTTGTAGGTTTGTTGTTCTAGTGTCAGGCGGCCATTGTCAGGAAATGGTTTCAGGAGCCAATTTTGTAAAGGGTAGGCAGAGTCCCCGAGCACATAATAGCCAACATTCACCCCCCCAATGTTCTTAGTGCAAACAGGATACAGGCCTCCCTGGCCAACCCAATCCCAAAATGTGGACAGTCGTAGAACCCGAGCATCGTGCAAGCTCCCAGGCTTTCCTACGTTCACACTCCAGAATAGTCCTTTTCCATCCACTACTCCTTGGAGGATGATGGAATGCCACCCTTTTCTGTTGAAGTAGTCAGTGTGGTATTCTTGTGGTGCTATTATTGGTATGTGTGACCCATCAATAGCACCAACACACTGTGGAAGGCCCCACCTGTTCTCAAAGTAGTCAGCCATGTCTTTAAGCTTTTGCCAGTCCGGAAAATGAATAATTTCAGTAGCTAGCAATGTGCATACAGCCTTACAAAAGTTCTGCACACACCGGCACACTGATGATTTACTGACACCAAAAAGATGACCTATacttctgtattcactgttggtaGCCAGCTTCCACAGTGCAATGGCAACTCTTTTCCTCACAGGCACACAAGCTCTGAAGTTGGTGGTTTGCTTCTCCATCGCTGGACCTAGCTTTGCACAAAGGTATAAAAATGTTTCCTCAGACATTCTGAAATTGtgcacccactgtgtgtgtgtgaatccaggGACGGTCACATCCCACCACTCATTGGCGCGGCGGAGAGCCCAAATGACTGGTCGGCGGCGCTGTTTTGACAAAAGGAGAAgcatctaaaaaaataaacaaacaaaaaaggacaGATGTTACTATATCACTATTAATACAACAAAATACTTTACACGGACAGATAGCATCATGTATAAAAGCGATCAACAAAAATAACATAAGGAGTATTTATGTATAAGGTGTAATTCTTGATTTTTACAAATGTGTGCAACATGATGTTGTTAAATACATAATGTATTTCCTTCCCATCTTGTATTAGATTTTTAACATATtcagtattatttttaatttttaatacgtGTAGAACTACATGACATATGGCATAAAGTTGCTTACCCTATAGCGCTGCCGTCTTTGTCTTTGCCGCACAAAGGTGTACTTCTCCTCCCGGCTCAAGACCCAAGCCAtaagttttcttctcttttctgctgTGTTTCTCTTCGCCGCTCGCAACCTTCTCTCATAAAGTGCGGCATGTACTTTGATTTCAAAGAACCAAAAGCCAAATAGAGcaaagacgagctgctggatgacctccattattgttatttgtagCGTCACGTATGTTGTCGACCAAGTGTGTCGTCACACGCATTTGGCGTAAACCACGCAAGCCTCCAGGCGTtccaacttgcagtggaaacgctcgctGGAATAGGCCGGACCATTCAAAACCTTCCAaaatgtaccgacccgaaccgatccgctcagtggaaacgaggcataagtgaccacctccttgtgTCCAGACCAACATCCATATGGTAAAacccttttcacattcctatgcaatttacattaacccgtctgtcatctgacctttcatacaatcaaattaactagggatgcaccaaaatgaaaattctgTGCCGAagccgaaaattcaggatgcccttggcctaAAACCGAAACtgacttttttccccccaaatgatttttaagtttttttcctATAGGTTTTT comes from Pelobates fuscus isolate aPelFus1 chromosome 5, aPelFus1.pri, whole genome shotgun sequence and encodes:
- the LOC134612176 gene encoding putative nuclease HARBI1, coding for MEVIQQLVFALFGFWFFEIKVHAALYERRLRAAKRNTAEKRRKLMAWVLSREEKYTFVRQRQRRQRYRMLLLLSKQRRRPVIWALRRANEWWDVTVPGFTHTQWVHNFRMSEETFLYLCAKLGPAMEKQTTNFRACVPVRKRVAIALWKLATNSEYRSIGHLFGVSKSSVCRCVQNFCKAVCTLLATEIIHFPDWQKLKDMADYFENRWGLPQCVGAIDGSHIPIIAPQEYHTDYFNRKGWHSIILQGVVDGKGLFWSVNVGKPGSLHDARVLRLSTFWDWVGQGGLYPVCTKNIGGVNVGYYVLGDSAYPLQNWLLKPFPDNGRLTLEQQTYNKKTSRARVVVENAFGRLKGRWHCLMKRNDSDIALVKSMVLTCCALHNLCERHGEDFHQDWNTSAEEPGRVITLDSEEECSEIRQALMRHLNL